A single window of Streptomyces aquilus DNA harbors:
- a CDS encoding LCP family protein, with protein sequence MNDWPEAWSDENRGNRYGRGSASAQPEGARAMRQVRRPASGAYGGGPGQSAPPYGGGVPQQPSYGGGYTDAPAGDGYDSGYNTGQVYGGGGPAGPGGRGRGERPAPNWRRRIKWTAITVVTVLVVTTIGTYFWADSKLNREVDLSKVIDRPDSGKGTNYLIVGSDSREGMSAEEKKKLHTGSAEGKRTDSMMILHTGDNGDTLISLPRDSNVTIPQFKGSESGKIRPAMGANKLNAAYAIDGPTLLVRTVEYNTGLHIDHYVEIGFAGFANIVDAVGGVDITIPEGGMKDTKSGADFAAGKQTLNGEEALAFVRTRYALKASDLDRTKNQQKFLSALANKVATPSTVLNPFKLYPTMGAGLDSLIVDKDMGLFDLAEMFWAMKSVNGGDGKSMNMPISGSVGGNLVWDKAKVKTLVDELKNDEKVTVSGN encoded by the coding sequence ATGAACGATTGGCCCGAGGCATGGTCCGACGAGAACCGCGGCAACCGCTACGGACGCGGCAGCGCGAGCGCACAGCCTGAAGGCGCCCGCGCCATGCGGCAGGTCCGCAGGCCCGCCTCGGGTGCGTACGGGGGCGGCCCCGGCCAGTCCGCGCCGCCCTACGGCGGCGGAGTGCCGCAGCAGCCCTCCTACGGCGGCGGCTACACCGACGCCCCCGCCGGCGACGGGTACGACAGCGGCTACAACACCGGCCAGGTCTACGGCGGTGGCGGCCCCGCCGGGCCCGGCGGCCGGGGGCGAGGTGAGCGTCCCGCGCCGAACTGGCGCCGCCGGATCAAATGGACGGCGATCACGGTCGTCACCGTCCTGGTCGTGACCACGATCGGCACGTACTTCTGGGCCGACTCCAAGCTCAACCGCGAGGTCGACCTGTCGAAGGTCATCGACCGGCCCGACTCGGGCAAGGGCACCAACTACCTGATCGTCGGCTCCGACAGCCGTGAGGGCATGTCGGCCGAGGAGAAGAAGAAGCTGCACACCGGGTCCGCCGAGGGCAAGCGCACGGACTCGATGATGATCCTGCACACCGGCGACAACGGCGACACCCTGATCTCCCTGCCGCGTGACTCCAACGTGACGATCCCGCAGTTCAAGGGCTCGGAGTCCGGCAAGATCAGGCCCGCGATGGGCGCGAACAAGCTGAACGCGGCCTACGCCATCGACGGTCCGACGCTCCTGGTCCGCACCGTCGAGTACAACACCGGTCTGCACATCGACCACTACGTCGAGATCGGCTTCGCCGGCTTCGCCAACATCGTGGACGCGGTCGGCGGCGTGGACATCACCATCCCGGAGGGCGGCATGAAGGACACCAAGTCCGGCGCCGACTTCGCGGCGGGCAAGCAGACCCTGAACGGCGAGGAGGCCCTGGCCTTCGTCCGTACCCGGTACGCCCTCAAGGCCTCCGACCTGGACCGCACGAAGAACCAGCAGAAGTTCCTCTCGGCCCTCGCCAACAAGGTCGCCACCCCCTCGACGGTCCTCAACCCCTTCAAGCTCTACCCGACCATGGGCGCGGGCCTGGACTCCCTGATCGTCGACAAGGACATGGGCCTGTTCGACCTCGCGGAGATGTTCTGGGCGATGAAGAGCGTCAACGGCGGCGACGGCAAGTCGATGAACATGCCGATCTCCGGCTCGGTCGGCGGCAACCTCGTCTGGGACAAGGCGAAGGTGAAGACGCTGGTGGACGAGCTGAAGAACGACGAGAAGGTCACCGTCTCCGGCAACTGA
- a CDS encoding acyl-CoA thioesterase, producing the protein MTDQAPAAESDIPGKPTSASRTTLSHIMTHNDTNLLGTVHGGVIMKLVDDAAGAVAGRHSGGPAVTASMDEMVFLEPVRVGDLVHVKAQVNWTGRTSMEVGVRVLAERWNESNPATQVGSAYLVFAAVDADGKPRVVPPVIPETEKDKRRYQEAQIRRTHRLARRRAIMELREKRAAEGFED; encoded by the coding sequence ATGACAGACCAGGCCCCCGCAGCGGAGTCCGACATTCCTGGCAAGCCCACGTCGGCGTCCCGCACCACCCTCAGCCACATCATGACCCACAACGACACCAACCTTCTGGGGACGGTGCACGGCGGCGTGATCATGAAGCTGGTCGACGACGCGGCGGGCGCGGTGGCCGGCCGGCACAGCGGCGGGCCCGCGGTGACCGCCTCCATGGACGAGATGGTGTTCCTGGAGCCGGTCCGGGTCGGTGACCTGGTCCATGTGAAGGCCCAGGTCAACTGGACCGGCCGGACCTCGATGGAGGTCGGGGTGCGGGTGCTGGCGGAGCGCTGGAACGAGTCGAACCCGGCGACCCAGGTCGGCTCCGCGTATCTCGTCTTCGCCGCGGTCGACGCCGACGGCAAGCCCCGCGTGGTACCGCCGGTGATCCCGGAGACGGAGAAGGACAAGCGCCGCTACCAGGAGGCCCAGATCCGCCGCACCCACCGGCTGGCCCGACGCCGGGCGATCATGGAGCTGCGGGAGAAGCGGGCCGCGGAGGGTTTCGAGGACTGA
- a CDS encoding acyl-CoA dehydrogenase codes for MAGSADFDLYRPSEEHDMLRDAIRSLAEAKIAPYAAAVDEEARFPREALEALVANDLHAVHVPEEYGGAGADALATVIVIEEVARVCVSSSLIPAVNKLGSLPVILSGSEELKKKYMTPLAKGDGMFSYCLSEPDAGSDAAGMKTRAVRDGDHWILNGVKRWITNAGESEYYTVMAVTDPEKRSKGISAFVVEKSDEGVSFGAPEKKLGIKGSPTREVYLDNVRIPADRMIGEEGTGFATAMKTLDHTRITIAAQALGVAQGALDYAKGYVQERKQFGKAIADFQGIQFMLADMAMKIAAARALTYQAAAASERGDKDLTFQGAAAKCFASDVAMEVTTDAVQLLGGYGYTRDYPVERMMRDAKITQIYEGTNQVQRIVMARNLP; via the coding sequence TTGGCCGGATCGGCTGACTTCGACCTGTACCGCCCGTCCGAGGAGCACGACATGCTCAGGGACGCCATTCGCTCGCTGGCCGAGGCGAAGATCGCGCCGTACGCCGCCGCGGTGGACGAGGAGGCCCGCTTCCCGCGCGAGGCCCTCGAGGCGCTGGTCGCGAACGACCTGCACGCCGTCCACGTGCCCGAGGAGTACGGCGGCGCCGGCGCGGACGCGCTGGCCACCGTGATCGTGATCGAGGAGGTCGCGCGCGTCTGCGTGAGCTCCTCCCTGATCCCCGCGGTGAACAAGCTGGGCTCGCTCCCGGTGATCCTCTCCGGCTCCGAGGAGCTGAAGAAGAAGTACATGACGCCGCTCGCCAAGGGCGACGGGATGTTCTCGTACTGCCTCTCCGAGCCCGACGCGGGTTCCGACGCGGCCGGCATGAAGACCCGCGCGGTCCGCGACGGCGACCACTGGATCCTCAACGGCGTGAAGCGCTGGATCACCAACGCGGGCGAGTCCGAGTACTACACGGTGATGGCCGTGACGGACCCCGAGAAGCGCTCCAAGGGAATCTCGGCGTTCGTCGTCGAGAAGTCCGACGAGGGCGTCTCCTTCGGCGCCCCGGAGAAGAAGCTCGGCATCAAGGGCTCCCCGACCCGCGAGGTCTACCTCGACAACGTCCGCATCCCCGCCGACCGCATGATCGGCGAGGAGGGCACCGGCTTCGCCACGGCGATGAAGACCCTGGACCACACCCGCATCACGATCGCGGCCCAGGCCCTCGGCGTCGCCCAGGGCGCCCTCGACTACGCCAAGGGCTACGTCCAGGAGCGCAAGCAGTTCGGCAAGGCCATCGCCGACTTCCAGGGCATCCAGTTCATGCTCGCCGACATGGCCATGAAGATCGCCGCCGCCCGCGCCCTGACCTACCAGGCCGCGGCCGCCTCCGAGCGCGGCGACAAGGACCTCACCTTCCAGGGCGCGGCGGCCAAGTGCTTCGCCTCGGACGTGGCGATGGAGGTCACCACGGACGCGGTCCAGCTGCTGGGCGGCTACGGCTACACCCGTGACTACCCGGTGGAGCGGATGATGCGCGACGCCAAGATCACGCAGATCTACGAGGGCACCAACCAGGTTCAGCGCATCGTCATGGCGCGCAACCTGCCGTAA